The following coding sequences are from one Desulfosporosinus orientis DSM 765 window:
- the dnaJ gene encoding molecular chaperone DnaJ, producing MKRDYYEVLGVERNTSEQEIKKAYRKLARQYHPDVNPGDKEAEEKFKEITDAYEVLSDSEKRARYDQFGHSDPGMGGMGGGFGDMGGFGDIFDMFFGGGGQRRGGPQRGSDLRYSMTLTFEEAAFGTEKEIQIPRDETCTECQGSGAAPGTHPTTCSQCHGSGQVKATQRTPFGHIQTARTCPTCQGEGRTISSPCSTCHGQGKVRKVKTLKINVPEGSEDGLNLRLSGDGEAGSKGGPPGDLYIVLNVKPHKFFERDGNDVYCEIPITFIQAALGAEIDIPTLDGLVKMKIPEGTQTSTVFRLKGHGIPRRRGTGRGDQHVRVVLTTPTKLNEKQKKLLREFGEVTSEQQQMGKKSLFEKFKENLRDAMG from the coding sequence CGGATGTTAACCCGGGGGATAAGGAAGCGGAAGAAAAGTTTAAAGAAATAACAGACGCCTATGAAGTTTTAAGTGATTCGGAAAAGCGGGCCCGTTATGACCAATTTGGTCATTCGGATCCTGGTATGGGTGGCATGGGCGGCGGCTTTGGAGATATGGGCGGCTTCGGCGATATCTTCGATATGTTCTTTGGTGGGGGCGGACAGCGGCGCGGCGGACCGCAGCGGGGTTCAGATTTGCGTTATTCCATGACCTTAACCTTTGAAGAAGCCGCCTTTGGGACGGAAAAAGAAATCCAGATTCCACGGGATGAGACTTGTACAGAATGTCAGGGGTCCGGTGCTGCTCCAGGTACCCATCCTACGACTTGTTCACAATGTCATGGCAGCGGGCAAGTTAAAGCAACGCAGCGAACTCCTTTTGGGCATATTCAAACTGCCAGAACCTGTCCAACTTGTCAAGGTGAAGGGCGGACAATTAGTAGCCCTTGCTCAACTTGCCATGGACAAGGAAAGGTCCGTAAGGTCAAAACTCTCAAAATTAATGTTCCTGAGGGTTCTGAAGACGGCCTGAATTTGAGGCTCAGCGGGGATGGGGAAGCCGGCTCTAAAGGAGGACCTCCGGGGGACCTTTATATCGTTCTAAACGTTAAACCACATAAGTTTTTTGAACGGGATGGAAATGATGTCTATTGTGAGATACCCATCACCTTTATACAGGCCGCCCTGGGAGCGGAGATCGATATTCCTACCCTTGATGGATTGGTTAAGATGAAGATTCCCGAAGGAACCCAAACATCGACGGTGTTTCGCTTAAAAGGCCATGGAATTCCTCGCCGCCGTGGAACTGGGCGTGGAGATCAGCATGTTCGCGTGGTTTTAACAACACCGACAAAACTGAACGAAAAGCAGAAGAAACTATTGAGAGAATTCGGAGAAGTCACTTCGGAACAGCAGCAGATGGGTAAAAAATCCTTGTTCGAAAAGTTCAAAGAAAACCTCCGTGATGCAATGGGGTAA